The following proteins are encoded in a genomic region of Labeo rohita strain BAU-BD-2019 chromosome 5, IGBB_LRoh.1.0, whole genome shotgun sequence:
- the acacb gene encoding acetyl-CoA carboxylase isoform X2, which produces MPSQTPTTDCSGKHSPPMDPDSSSTITVNAEIPLSTTSNPTDQSEGSAEVGCSTFPMQTSESDRPKFGSSFQAKERLKFILGASEDNSSDDETLVMGQTAKPQPKSQETTNALPTTSSEVPPPPNPSTCLRPSMSGPHLLKKGKEHRKMDAHRDFTVASPAEFVTRFGGNRVIDKVLIANNGIAAVKCMRSIRRWSYEMFRNERIIRFVVMVTPEDLKANAEYIKMADHYVPVPGGPNNNNYANVEMIVDIAKRIPVQAVWAGWGHASENPKLPELLHKSGITFLGPSSKAMWALGDKVASSIVAQSADIPTLPWSGTGLRVEWTEEEQRHGRVISVPPELYVQGCVKDVDEGLASAEKIGYPVVIKASEGGGGKGIRKVDSSEDFPSFFRQVQAEVPGSPIFIMQLAEHARHLEVQILADQYGNAISLFGRDCSIQRRHQKIIEEAPANIVSTTTFEQMERYAIRLAKMVGYVSAGTVEYLFTEDESFHFLELNPRLQVEHPCTEMIADVNLPAAQLQIAMGIPLYRIKDIRVLFGETPWGDSPINFESPECIPCPRGHVIAARITSENPDEGFKPSSGTVQELNFRSSKNVWGYFSVGATGGLHEFADSQFGHCFSWGENREEAISNMVVAMKELSIRGDFRTTVEYLIKLLETESFRNNDIDTGWLDHLIAEKVQVERPDTMLGVVCGALQVADASFRESMSDFLHSLERGQVLPAASLVNTVSVDLIYDGVKYCLQVARQSPTTYVIIMNDSDIEVDVHRLSDGGLLLSYGGSSYTTYMKEEIDSYRITVGNKTCVFEKERDPTVLRSPSAGKLLQYLVADGSHVLATQPYAEIEVMKMVMTLHVQHSGCICFLKRPGTVLEPGCIVARMDLDDPSCIHPVKPNTEPLPSQEPLPVVGERLHQVFHNVLENLVKIMDGYCLPEPYFSQKLKKWLDTLMKTLRDPSLPLLELQEIMTSVAGRIPVTVEKAIRKVMAQYASNITSVLCQFPSQRIANILDSHAATLQRKADREVFFMNTQSIVQLVQRYRSGIRGYMKSVVLDLLRRYLQVEMQFQQAHYDKCVINLREQYKPDMTPVLECIFSHAQVSKKNILVTMLIDQLCGRDPTLADELMVILNELTQLSKMENSKVALRARQVLIASHLPSYELRHNQVESIFLSAIDMYGHQFCPENLKKLILSETSIFDVLPSFFYHNNRVVCMAALEVYVQRGYIAYELNSLQHHQLQDGTCAVDFQFMLPSSHPNRDPYTSLSQSMPKPTVSVPVNDSGEFQTMRRQGSELFLEGALSPPCQRMGAMVAFHSFDHFKRCFDEVICRFADPLCESSLFSDGCSTFCDGESCKNMKENPIHIINVSIKQADTEDDDALVKAFTAFANSKKTVLYEYGIRRITFLVAQKREFPKYFTFRARDEFHEDRIYRNLEPALAFQLELNRMRNFDLTAVPCAHHRMQLYLGAARVEEGAEVTDYRFFIRAIIRHSDLITKEASFEYLQNEGERLLLEAMDELEVAFSNISTRTDCNHIFLNFVPTVIMDPSKIEESVRSMVMRYGSRLWKLRVLQAELKINIRLTTNGDVIPIRLFLTNESGYYLDISLYKEVTDPTTGQIMFQSYGDKQGPLHGMLINTPYVTKDLLQAKRFQAQSLGTTYVYDFPEMFRQALFKLWGPGDSYPKDVLMCNELVLDSQGRLVQMNRLPGDNEIGMVAFRMKMKTPEYPEGRDIIVICNDITHMIGSFGPQEDELFLRASELAREEGIPRIYIAANSGARIGLAEEIRHMFQVAWVDPDDPYKGFKYLYLTPQDYTRISSSNSVHCHHVEEGGESRYIITDIIGKEDGLGVENLRGSGTIAGETSQAYKEIITISMVTCRAIGIGAYLVRLGQRVIQVENSHIILTGAGALNKVLGREVYTSNNQLGGVQIMHNNGVTHNIVPDDFEGVLTILQWLSYMPKSNQSPVPVMPPSDPVEREIDFVPTKAPYDPRWLLCGRPHPTVKGAWQSGFFDHGTFMEVMATWAQTVVVGRARLGGIPLGVIAVETRTVEVTIPADPANLDSEAKIYQQAGQVWFPDSAYKTAQAIEDFNREKLPLMVFANWRGFSGGMKDMYDQVLKFGSYIVDALREFSQPVLVYIPPHAELRGGSWVVIDPTINLQHMELYADRESRGGVLEPEGTVEIKFRRKELVKTMQRTDAVYSRLAEQLGSTELQSQERKDLEAKLKSREDFLLPIYHQVAVQFVDLHDTPGRMQEKGVITDILDWKNARSFFYWRLRRLLLEEVVKGEIMQANQDLSNGHIQSMLRRWFVETEGAVKAYLWDNNKVVVEWLENHLSQQDGTHSVIRENIKYIKRDYALKHIRSLVQANPEVTMDCIIHMAQNITPSQRAKVCHLLATVDNSTTS; this is translated from the exons GCCTAGCATGTCAGGCCCCCACCTGCTGAAAAAGGGCAAAGAACACAGGAAAATGGATGCGCACAGAGATTTCACTGTTGCCTCCCCAGCTGAGTTTGTCACTCGCTTTGGAGGAAACCGCGTTATAGACAAG GTGCTGATTGCTAATAATGGCATTGCTGCAGTTAAATGTATGCGTTCAATTCGACGCTGGTCCTATGAAATGTTCCGTAATGAGAGAATCATTCGCTTTGTGGTGATGGTCACACCTGAAGACTTGAAAGCCAATGCAG AATACATTAAAATGGCTGATCACTATGTGCCAGTCCCTGGGGGCCCAAATAACAACAACTATGCCAATGTTGAGATGATTGTGGATATCGCCAAAAGGATTCCAGTGCAG GCCGTTTGGGCTGGATGGGGTCATGCTTCTGAGAACCCCAAACTACCAGAGCTTCTCCATAAATCAGGGATAACTTTCCTAG GACCTTCCAGTAAAGCCATGTGGGCGTTAGGAGACAAGGTGGCATCTTCCATCGTAGCTCAGAGCGCAGACATCCCCACCCTGCCCTGGAGTGGAACTG GTCTGAGGGTTGAATGGACAGAAGAAGAACAAAGGCATGGCCGTGTGATCAGTGTTCCACCTGAACTTTATGTGCAGGGCTGTGTTAAAGATGTGGATGAGGGACTAGCA AGTGCAGAAAAGATTGGCTACCCTGTGGTAATCAAAGCATCAGAAGGAGGTGGAGGAAAAGGCATCAGAAAAGTGGACAGCTCTGAAGACTTTCCCAGCTTTTTCAGACAA GTGCAGGCTGAGGTGCCAGGTTCACCTATTTTCATCATGCAGCTAGCCGAACATGCACGCCACCTGGAGGTGCAGATCCTGGCTGACCAGTACGGTAATGCAATCTCTCTGTTCGGCAGAGACTGTTCTATCCAGCGCCGTCACCAAAAGATCATAGAAGAAGCTCCTGCTAACATTGTCTCCACCACCACTTTTGAGCAAATGGAAAGG TATGCAATCCGTCTGGCTAAAATGGTGGGCTATGTAAGTGCTGGTACAGTGGAATATCTGTTCACCGAGGATGAAAGTTTCCACTTCCTGGAGCTGAATCCACGGTTGCAGGTGGAACATCCCTGCACTGAGATGATTGCTGACGTTAACCTTCCTGCTGCACAGCTACAG ATAGCAATGGGGATCCCTCTTTACAGAATTAAAGATATCCGTGTCCTGTTTGGTGAAACACCATGGGGAGACTCACCTATTAACTTTGAATCTCCAGAATGCATCCCCTGTCCACGAGGACATGTCATAGCTGCACGCATTACCAGTGAGAACCCAGATGAG GGCTTTAAACCAAGCTCAGGCACAGTTCAGGAGCTGAACTTCCGCAGCAGTAAGAATGTGTGGGGTTACTTCAGTGTAGGAGCAACTGGAGGCCTACATGAGTTTGCAGACTCTCAGTTTGGGCATTGTTTCTCCTGGGGCGAAAACCGAGAAGAGGCCATTTC GAACATGGTGGTAGCCATGAAGGAGCTGTCAATCAGAGGAGATTTCAGGACCACAGTTGAGTACCTCATTAAGCTATTGGAGACGGAGAGTTTTAGGAACAATGACATCGATACTGGCTGGCTGGATCACCTTATTGCAGAGAAAGTGCAG GTGGAGAGACCAGACACCATGTTAGGTGTGGTATGCGGTGCTCTACAAGTTGCTGATGCAAGTTTTAGAGAGAGCATGTCTGACTTCCTGCATTCACTGGAGAG GGGTCAGGTGTTGCCTGCTGCTAGTCTCGTCAACACAGTCAGTGTTGATCTGATCTATGATGGAGTCAAATACTGCCTACAG GTGGCCCGCCAGTCACCCACTACGTATGTTATCATAATGAATGATTCAGATATTGAAGTTGATGTCCATAGACTCAGTGATGGCGGTCTACTACTTTCCTATGGTGGCAGCAGCTACACAACTTACATGAAAGAAGAGATTGACAG CTACCGCATCACAGTGGGCAACAAAACGTGTGTGTTTGAGAAGGAGCGAGACCCTACGGTGCTCAGGTCGCCCTCTGCTGGCAAGCTGTTGCAGTATTTAGTTGCTGACGGATCCCATGTTCTGGCTACCCAGCCTTATGCTGAAATTGAG GTTATGAAGATGGTGATGACCCTGCATGTCCAGCATTCTGGTTgcatttgctttttaaaaagacCTGGAACAGTATTAGAGCCTGGGTGTATAGTAGCCCGAATGGACCTGGACGACCCCAGCTGTATTCATCCG GTAAAGCCGAATACAGAGCCATTACCATCCCAGGAGCCTTTACCTGTTGTAGGGGAGAGGCTTCACCAAGTGTTCCACAATGTTTTAGAAAACCTGGTGAAAATCATGGATGGATACTGTCTGCCAGAACCATACTTCAGTCAAAAA TTGAAGAAATGGCTTGACACATTGATGAAGACACTTCGGGATCCATCTCTACCTCTTCTTGAACTGCAAGAGATTATGACCAGCGTGGCAGGGCGTATACCAGTTACTGTGGAGAAGGCAATTCGAAAGGTCATGGCACAGTACGCCAGTAACATTACCTCTGTGCTCTGCCAGTTCCCCAGCCAAAGG ATAGCAAATATACTTGACAGCCATGCTGCTACACTTCAGAGGAAAGCAGACAGAGAGGTTTTCTTCATGAACACTCAAAGCATTGTGCAACTGGTGCAAAG GTACCGAAGTGGCATTAGAGGGTATATGAAATCAGTTGTGCTGGATCTGCTGAGACGGTACCTTCAGGTGGAGATGCAATTTCAGCAAG CTCATTATGATAAATGTGTCATCAACCTAAGAGAGCAGTATAAGCCTGACATGACTCCAGTACTGGAGTGCATCTTCTCCCATGCTCAGGTCTCCAAGAAGAACATCCTAGTCACCATGCTCATA GATCAGCTCTGTGGCCGGGACCCAACACTTGCTGATGAGCTCATGGTCATTCTAAATGAGCTCACACAACTCAGTAAAATGGAAAACTCTAAAGTAGCACTTCGGGCCAGACAG GTGTTGATCGCCTCTCATTTGCCCTCATATGAACTTAGACATAACCAGGTGGAATCCATCTTTTTATCAGCTATTGATATGTATGGACATCAGTTCTGTCCTGAGAACCTCAAG AAACTCATTCTGTCCGAGACCTCCATCTTTGACGTCTTGCCCAGTTTCTTTTACCACAACAACCGAGTGGTTTGCATGGCTGCTCTAGAG GTATACGTACAAAGGGGATATATAGCATATGAGCTGAACAGCCTTCAGCATCATCAGCTGCAGGATGGAACATGTGCAGTGGATTTCCAGTTCATGTTACCATCGTCCCACCCCAACAG AGATCCTTACACCTCATTGAGCCAGTCCATGCCCAAACCCAC AGTGTCTGTTCCTGTGAATGATTCGGGAGAGTTTCAAACAATGCGTCGTCAGGGCAGTGAGCTCTTCCTGGAGGGGGCGCTGTCGCCCCCCTGTCAGAGGATGGGAGCCATGGTTGCCTTTCATAGTTTTGACCACTTCAAAAG GTGTTTTGATGAGGTTATCTGCCGCTTTGCGGATCCGCTTTGTGAGAGTTCTTTGTTCTCTGATGGCTGTTCCACCTTCTGTGATGGGGAGAGTTGTAAG AACATGAAGGAAAACCCCATACACATCATAAATGTGTCAATCAAACAAGCAGACACTGAGGATGACGATGCTTTAGTCAAAGCGTTCACTGCCTTTGCTAACTCTAAA AAAACTGTGCTCTATGAGTATGGAATCAGAAGAATCACATTTTTAGTTGCACAAAAg CGGGAGTTCCCGAAGTACTTCACATTCAGGGCCAGAGATGAA tTCCATGAAGACAGAATCTACCGTAACCTGGAGCCGGCTCTGGCCTTCCAGCTTGAGCTGAATCGTATGCGTAATTTTGATCTGACTGCCGTTCCCTGCGCCCACCATAGGATGCAGCTGTACCTGGGTGCTGCTCGTGTGGAAGAGGGTGCAGAGGTCACAGATTATCGCTTCTTTATCAGAGCCATCATTCGCCACTCTGACCTCATCACCAAG GAGGCCTCGTTTGAGTACCTGCAGAATGAAGGAGAGAGGCTATTGCTGGAAGCAATGGATGAGCTTGAAGTGGCCTTCAGTAACATATCCACTCGTACTGACTGCAATCACATCTTCCTCAATTTTGTGCCAACTGTTATTATGGACCCCTCAAag ATAGAGGAGTCCGTCCGCTCAATGGTGATGCGGTACGGTAGTCGTTTATGGAAGCTGCGTGTTCTCCAGGCTGAGCTTAAGATCAACATCCGCCTCACCACCAATGGAGATGTCATTCCCATCCGCCTCTTCCTCACCAATGAGTCTGGCTACTATTTGGACATCAGCCTATACAAGGAGGTCACTGACCCCACCACTGGACAG ATAATGTTCCAGTCGTATGGAGACAAGCAAGGTCCACTGCACGGCATGCTAATCAACACACCATACGTCACAAAAGATTTACTGCAGGCCAAACGCTTCCAGGCTCAGAGCCTTGGCACTACATACGTCTATGACTTCCCTGAGATGTTCAGACAG GCTTTGTTTAAACTTTGGGGACCAGGAGACAGCTATCCTAAAGACGTGTTGATGTGTAATGAACTGGTTCTCGATTCTCAGGGGAGACTTGTACAGATGAACAGACTACCAGGAGACAATGAG ATTGGCATGGTGGCTTTCCGTATGAAAATGAAGACTCCAGAGTACCCAGAGGGCAGAGATATCATTGTGATCTGTAATGATATTACCCATATGATTGGCTCATTTGGGCCTCAGGAGGATGAGCTGTTTTTACGGGCATCTGAGCTGGCCAGAGAAGAGGGGATTCCACGCATCTACATTGCAGCCAATAGTGGAGCTCGAATTGGCCTGGCGGAGGAGATCCGCCACATGTTTCAGGTGGCTTGGGTCGACCCAGATGACCCTTATAAG GGTTTTAAGTATCTATATCTGACGCCTCAGGACTACACCCGCATCAGTTCCTCTAATTCTGTCCACTGTCACCACGTAGAGGAGGGAGGCGAGTCCAG GTACATCATCACAGACATCATAGGGAAGGAAGATGGTCTTGGAGTGGAGAATCTGAGAGGTTCTGGCACAATAGCTGGAGAAACTTCTCAGGCTTATAAGGAAATCATCACCATAAGCATG GTCACATGTCGTGCTATAGGAATTGGTGCGTATCTGGTACGTCTAGGACAAAGAGTAATTCAAGTGGAAAACTCCCATATTATCCTGACTGGGGCTGGGGCACTAAACAAG GTGCTGGGTCGTGAAGTCTACACCTCCAATAACCAGCTGGGAGGGGTTCAAATCATGCACAACAATGGAGTGACGCACAACATTGTTCCAGATGACTTTGAAGGGGTGCTAACTATACTACAGTGGCTATCCTACATGCCAAAG AGCAACCAAAGTCCAGTCCCAGTAATGCCTCCGAGTGATCCAGTTGAAAGAGAGATCGATTTTGTTCCTACAAAAGCCCCCTATGACCCTCGTTGGCTGCTCTGTGGACGACCCCATCCCA CTGTGAAGGGAGCATGGCAGAGTGGATTCTTTGACCATGGTACATTTATGGAGGTGATGGCTACCTGGGCACAGACAGTGGTGGTGGGCCGAGCCAG GCTTGGTGGGATTCCTCTTGGGGTCATTGCCGTTGAGACCCGCACAGTTGAGGTTACCATTCCAGCAGATCCAGCCAACTTAGACTCAGAGGCCAAG ATCTATCAGCAGGCCGGTCAAGTGTGGTTCCCGGATTCTGCATATAAAACTGCTCAAGCTATTGAGGATTTCAACAGGGAGAAACTTCCACTTATGGTTTTTGCCAACTGGAGAGGCTTCTCTGGTGGCATGAAAG ATATGTATGACCAAGTATTAAAATTTGGCTCTTACATCGTGGATGCCCTGCGAGAGTTTAGCCAGCCTGTACTGGTTTACATCCCTCCCCATGCTGAGCTGAGAGGAGGATCATGGGTCGTAATCGACCCTACTATAAACCTTCAGCACATGGAGCTCTATGCAGATCGAGAAAGCAG AGGGGGTGTTCTAGAGCCCGAGGGCACCGTGGAGATAAAGTTCAGAAGGAAAGAACTGGTAAAGACTATGCAAAGGACTGATGCTGTGTATTCACGCCTGGCTGAGCAGCTAG GAAGCACAGAGTTACAAAGCCAGGAGCGTAAAGACTTGGAGGCCAAACTGAAGTCTAGAGAGGATTTCCTTCTTCCTATTTACCACCAGGTGGCGGTGCAGTTTGTGGACCTTCATGACACTCCAGGAAGGATGCAGGAAAAGGGTGTCATCACG GACATCCTTGACTGGAAGAACGCTAGGTCATTCTTTTACTGGCGTCTGCGGCGACTGCTGTTGGAGGAGGTTGTGAAGGGGGAGATCATGCAGGCCAACCAAGATCTGAGCAACGGACACATACAGTCCATGTTACGCCGCTGGTTTGTGGAGACAGAAGGAGCTGTAAAA GCATATCTATGGGACAATAACAAAGTGGTGGTAGAGTGGCTGGAAAACCATCTGTCGCAGCAGGATGGGACTCATTCAGTCATCAGAGAgaacattaaatacataaagaggGACTACGCTCTCAAACACATTCGCAG CTTAGTCCAAGCCAACCCAGAAGTGACCATGGACTGCATCATCCACATGGCACAGAACATCACTCCCTCACAAAGAGCCAAAGTCTGCCACCTGCTGGCCACCGTGGACAACTCTACCACCAGCTGA